In Akkermansia muciniphila, one DNA window encodes the following:
- the trmD gene encoding tRNA (guanosine(37)-N1)-methyltransferase TrmD: MTIDVLSLFPDMVEAPLGGSILGKARDRGLLEIRCHNIRDWTTDKHRKTDDYLCGGGQGMLLKPEPIFAAVEELRRRETRVVLMTPQGRTFNQSLAAELAASGGHLIILCGHYEGVDHRVVEELVDMELSIGDYILTNGAIASVVVIDAVARLIPGVLGDERSSVEESFSNGLLEAPAYTKPNVFRGLAVPEILLGGNHPAIEKWKHGKSLERTRLNRPDLWRKWLESHPEDAIE, translated from the coding sequence TTGACGATTGACGTTTTGTCCCTGTTCCCGGATATGGTGGAAGCCCCTCTGGGCGGCAGCATTCTGGGAAAGGCCCGTGACAGGGGATTGTTGGAGATACGTTGCCATAATATCCGTGACTGGACGACGGACAAGCACCGCAAAACGGACGATTACCTTTGCGGAGGAGGCCAAGGCATGCTGCTGAAGCCGGAACCTATCTTTGCCGCCGTGGAGGAACTCCGCCGACGGGAAACGCGCGTTGTGCTGATGACTCCCCAGGGGCGTACGTTCAACCAGTCATTGGCTGCGGAATTGGCAGCCTCCGGAGGCCATCTCATTATCCTCTGCGGCCATTACGAGGGGGTGGACCATCGTGTAGTAGAAGAGCTGGTGGATATGGAATTGTCCATCGGGGATTATATTCTCACGAATGGGGCCATTGCTTCCGTGGTGGTCATTGACGCCGTAGCGCGCCTGATTCCCGGCGTGCTGGGGGATGAGCGTTCTTCCGTGGAGGAATCTTTTTCCAACGGGTTGCTGGAGGCTCCCGCTTATACCAAGCCGAACGTGTTCCGGGGCCTGGCTGTTCCGGAGATTTTGCTGGGCGGCAACCATCCCGCCATTGAAAAATGGAAGCACGGGAAGTCTCTGGAACGTACGCGCCTGAACCGTCCGGATTTGTGGAGGAAGTGGCTGGAATCGCATCCGGAGGATGCCATCGAGTGA
- the prfB gene encoding peptide chain release factor 2 (programmed frameshift) codes for MDPHIAADLSALDTAVLHSRLSELGSYLDLDGIQQRVAELDERMSAPDFWDDQNAARALMAEVNPLKHRMEAFSALKSRLEDIDAAIELAQEADDDDLGREAVEEFARWQKSLADFELLTLLNGPQDQASCYVTIHAGAGGTEACDWASMLLRMYIRWCERRGFSVTYLESTDGDDAGIRSVTLKVDGEYAYGYLKNERGIHRLVRISPFDSAGKRHTSFASLDATPEVSDSINIEILDKDLKVDTYRSGGKGGQNVNKVETAVRITHIPSGVIVACQNERSQLRNKEEAMNMLRAKLYQIEEDKKQAEADRQYSEKGDIGWGNQIRSYVFQPYQMVKDLRTGVESGNIQDVMDGNLDPFIEAMLRGHKRER; via the exons ATGGATCCCCATATCGCTGCAGATCTCTCGGCGCTCGACACGGCTGTCTTGCATAGCCGTCTTTCCGAGCTCGGGAGCTATCTT GACCTGGACGGCATTCAACAACGAGTGGCCGAATTGGATGAACGCATGAGTGCTCCGGATTTTTGGGATGACCAGAATGCCGCACGGGCGCTGATGGCGGAGGTGAATCCCCTGAAGCACAGGATGGAGGCGTTTTCCGCGCTGAAGTCCCGCCTGGAGGATATTGACGCTGCTATTGAACTGGCCCAGGAGGCGGATGACGATGACCTGGGCCGGGAAGCCGTGGAAGAGTTTGCCAGATGGCAGAAGTCTCTGGCGGATTTTGAACTGCTGACTTTGCTGAACGGACCGCAGGACCAGGCTTCCTGTTATGTAACCATTCACGCCGGTGCCGGCGGCACGGAAGCCTGTGACTGGGCATCCATGCTGTTGCGCATGTACATCCGCTGGTGTGAGCGCCGGGGGTTTTCCGTGACGTATTTGGAGAGTACGGACGGGGATGACGCCGGCATTCGTTCCGTGACATTGAAGGTGGATGGAGAGTATGCCTACGGGTATTTGAAGAATGAACGCGGCATCCACCGGTTGGTGCGCATTTCCCCCTTTGATTCCGCCGGGAAGAGACATACTTCTTTCGCTTCCCTGGACGCGACGCCGGAGGTTTCTGATTCCATCAATATTGAGATCCTGGACAAGGATTTGAAGGTGGATACCTACCGTTCCGGCGGCAAGGGCGGTCAGAACGTGAACAAGGTGGAAACTGCCGTGCGTATCACGCATATTCCTTCCGGCGTCATTGTGGCCTGCCAGAATGAGCGTAGCCAGCTTCGTAACAAGGAAGAGGCTATGAACATGCTGCGCGCCAAGCTATACCAGATTGAGGAAGACAAAAAGCAGGCGGAAGCCGACCGCCAGTACAGTGAGAAGGGAGACATCGGGTGGGGCAACCAGATCCGTTCCTATGTTTTCCAGCCTTATCAAATGGTTAAGGATTTGCGTACAGGCGTAGAGTCCGGCAATATTCAGGACGTGATGGACGGGAACCTGGATCCGTTCATTGAGGCCATGCTGCGCGGCCATAAGCGCGAACGCTGA
- a CDS encoding metal-dependent transcriptional regulator → MLELTKSNEDYLEAIGLLSEKNGTAQVRDIAEMLKVKMPSVTSAVKQLADMGLVEYTQYAPVKLTPQGRRIAGKIIVSHGILFDFLREELALPEERANEVACQIEHIMTFEEIEKLRSCRIRPFEGGEENSAK, encoded by the coding sequence ATGTTGGAGCTGACCAAGAGCAATGAGGATTATCTGGAGGCCATTGGGTTGCTGTCTGAAAAAAACGGGACGGCCCAGGTGCGGGATATTGCAGAGATGCTTAAGGTAAAGATGCCTTCCGTTACGTCTGCCGTCAAACAGCTGGCGGATATGGGGTTGGTGGAGTATACGCAGTATGCCCCCGTCAAGCTGACTCCCCAAGGCCGCAGAATTGCCGGGAAAATTATTGTCAGCCACGGCATTCTGTTTGATTTCCTGCGGGAGGAACTGGCTCTTCCGGAAGAACGCGCCAATGAAGTGGCTTGCCAGATAGAGCACATCATGACTTTTGAGGAGATTGAAAAACTCAGGTCCTGCCGGATCCGCCCTTTTGAGGGTGGAGAGGAAAATTCCGCCAAGTAG
- a CDS encoding 30S ribosomal protein S1 — protein MSTTELAELIDSKFRELREGSIVTGTIQEIRPQVVLVDIGYKSEGAISISEFEDEEIEVGDQIEVLLERLENDEGIVVLSKEKAAHKQNWDKIVGVYRDGGLVKGKVKSVVKGGLMVNVGVEAFLPGSQVDIIPPRDLNEYVGKVYEFKIVKVNDDRKNIVLSRREVIEAERADQRQRFLETVKEGDKVEGIVKNITDFGAFVDLRGMDGLLHITDMSWGRVNHPSEMLHIGQSLEVVILEVDREKERVSLGLKQMTDNPWADIERKYPINSHVKGRVTKLLPYGAFVELEKGVEGLVHVSELSWVKRITRPSDVLKLDQEIEAVVLSISVKEQKISLGVRQLEDNPWADIESRFPIGTVIKGQVRNLTPYGAFVGLEEGIDGMIHVSDMSWTRKINHPSEVLKKGDEVEAIVLEIKKEDQRVSLGIKQLESDPWESINDRFKVGDMVTGQVAKIASFGAFVNLDGDIDGLIHISQLSEDHVERVKDVIKVGDEITARVIKVDSIERRIGLSIKAVNYDTEQLRRETASFEALRPSSDMVGLEHAFNLATRENEEWSPSEEK, from the coding sequence ATGAGCACAACTGAACTGGCGGAACTGATTGACAGCAAGTTCCGCGAATTGCGTGAAGGTTCCATTGTTACCGGAACCATCCAGGAAATCCGTCCCCAAGTTGTTTTGGTGGACATCGGCTACAAGTCCGAAGGCGCTATTTCCATTTCCGAGTTTGAAGACGAGGAAATCGAAGTAGGGGACCAAATTGAAGTCCTTTTGGAACGCCTCGAAAACGACGAAGGCATCGTCGTCCTTTCCAAGGAAAAGGCCGCCCATAAGCAGAACTGGGATAAGATCGTGGGCGTGTACCGCGATGGCGGCCTGGTTAAGGGTAAAGTGAAGAGCGTCGTCAAGGGCGGTCTTATGGTTAACGTTGGCGTGGAAGCCTTCCTGCCCGGTTCCCAGGTGGATATTATTCCTCCGCGCGATCTGAACGAGTATGTAGGAAAGGTTTACGAATTTAAGATCGTCAAGGTGAATGACGACCGTAAGAATATCGTCCTTTCCCGCCGTGAAGTGATTGAAGCTGAACGCGCTGACCAGCGCCAGCGCTTCCTTGAAACCGTCAAGGAAGGCGACAAGGTGGAAGGTATCGTGAAGAATATCACGGACTTCGGCGCTTTTGTCGACCTCCGCGGCATGGACGGTCTGCTCCATATCACGGATATGAGCTGGGGCCGCGTGAACCATCCGAGCGAAATGCTCCATATCGGTCAGTCCCTGGAAGTCGTGATTCTGGAAGTGGATCGCGAAAAGGAACGCGTTTCCCTGGGCCTGAAGCAAATGACAGACAATCCCTGGGCGGATATCGAACGCAAATACCCGATCAATTCCCATGTCAAGGGCCGCGTGACCAAGCTCCTGCCCTACGGCGCCTTTGTGGAATTGGAAAAGGGTGTGGAAGGCCTGGTGCACGTTTCCGAATTGTCCTGGGTCAAGAGAATTACCCGTCCGAGCGATGTATTGAAGCTGGACCAGGAAATCGAAGCCGTGGTTCTTTCCATTTCTGTGAAGGAACAGAAGATTTCCCTTGGCGTCCGCCAGTTGGAAGACAATCCCTGGGCGGATATCGAATCCCGTTTCCCGATTGGTACCGTCATCAAGGGCCAGGTCCGCAACCTTACTCCCTACGGCGCTTTTGTGGGGCTGGAAGAAGGCATCGACGGCATGATCCACGTGTCCGATATGAGCTGGACCCGCAAGATCAACCATCCTTCCGAAGTTCTCAAGAAGGGCGACGAAGTGGAAGCCATCGTTTTGGAAATCAAGAAGGAAGATCAGCGCGTCTCCCTTGGTATCAAGCAGCTTGAATCCGATCCGTGGGAATCCATCAATGACCGTTTCAAGGTGGGCGACATGGTGACTGGCCAGGTGGCCAAGATCGCCAGCTTCGGCGCCTTCGTGAATCTGGACGGCGATATTGACGGCCTGATTCATATTTCCCAGTTGAGCGAAGACCATGTGGAACGCGTGAAGGACGTGATCAAGGTGGGTGATGAAATCACCGCCCGCGTGATCAAGGTGGACAGCATCGAACGCCGTATCGGCCTTTCCATCAAGGCCGTCAATTACGACACCGAACAGCTCCGCCGCGAAACCGCTTCCTTTGAAGCCCTCCGCCCGAGCAGCGATATGGTTGGCCTGGAACACGCTTTCAATCTGGCGACCCGTGAAAACGAAGAGTGGAGCCCTTCTGAAGAGAAGTAA
- a CDS encoding GNAT family N-acetyltransferase — MMDMLVRLYDLPDIEEDLRRLEKEGFLIRRPGAYERHLVADWVGRNFSPKWVSEAKAAFGRQPISCYIATREKKILGFACYDVTARGFLGPMGVAEEARRSGLGTVLLISALKGLRELGYAYGIIGGVGPADFYARAVGATPIEGSSPGIYVDILPEP, encoded by the coding sequence ATGATGGATATGCTGGTGCGGCTGTATGATTTGCCCGATATTGAAGAAGACCTGAGGAGGCTGGAGAAGGAAGGTTTTTTGATCCGCCGTCCGGGTGCTTACGAACGTCATTTGGTAGCTGACTGGGTTGGCCGGAATTTTTCTCCCAAGTGGGTAAGTGAGGCGAAAGCTGCCTTCGGCCGCCAGCCCATTTCCTGTTATATTGCCACACGGGAGAAGAAGATTCTTGGTTTTGCCTGTTACGATGTGACGGCTCGCGGTTTTTTGGGCCCCATGGGAGTGGCGGAAGAGGCTCGCAGAAGCGGATTGGGCACTGTGCTATTGATTTCCGCCCTGAAAGGACTGCGGGAGCTGGGTTATGCATACGGTATCATCGGCGGGGTAGGTCCGGCTGATTTTTATGCCCGGGCTGTGGGCGCGACGCCCATCGAAGGCAGTTCTCCCGGTATTTACGTGGATATTCTGCCGGAGCCCTGA
- a CDS encoding T6SS effector amidase Tae4 family protein, which produces MAISTKPFHPLDAENNRRYKVTKKEPPKIGWHKTEETGVHDWEGYIRVPEDGTYNFTIQIDDNGYLEINGEKVAELTGSHSSTSVSGSKELKKGFHYAKLHHENLAVPEEIAPYPNAEEFVPKMGDSEMELWEIDAPKNLWNIANVQRLLGCYNVVDYPTMTTDDVWIYIGGWLNDSHVSGDTNYINSCALRLSIALSSYGIDLNGAPGTNNIGAKGNSQALGGKKHVIISAAQMAVYLRTLLGTPDYPDDGENGYNTPQAGDIIVFGDSLHVGMCPGNNIGMGSFISGPVWLLQRSTLDD; this is translated from the coding sequence ATGGCTATATCAACAAAACCATTCCACCCGTTGGATGCAGAAAACAACCGCCGTTACAAGGTAACGAAGAAAGAGCCCCCCAAGATTGGATGGCATAAGACGGAAGAAACCGGGGTACATGACTGGGAAGGATATATCCGCGTTCCGGAAGATGGAACCTATAATTTCACGATTCAGATTGACGACAACGGCTATCTGGAAATCAATGGTGAAAAGGTAGCGGAACTGACTGGATCGCATTCGTCCACATCCGTTTCTGGAAGCAAGGAACTTAAAAAGGGCTTTCACTATGCGAAACTGCATCATGAGAACCTTGCCGTACCGGAAGAAATTGCTCCTTACCCCAATGCGGAGGAGTTTGTTCCCAAGATGGGAGATTCCGAAATGGAACTTTGGGAAATTGATGCTCCAAAAAATCTTTGGAATATTGCCAATGTACAACGTCTATTGGGATGCTACAATGTAGTGGATTATCCCACCATGACTACAGATGATGTGTGGATCTATATTGGAGGATGGCTGAACGATAGCCACGTTTCGGGAGATACCAATTACATTAACAGTTGCGCCTTGCGTCTGAGCATTGCTCTTAGTAGTTATGGTATTGACCTTAATGGAGCTCCGGGAACCAATAATATTGGGGCAAAAGGTAATTCCCAGGCGTTGGGGGGTAAAAAGCATGTTATCATCAGCGCAGCTCAAATGGCGGTTTATCTCCGTACCCTGCTGGGAACTCCTGATTATCCGGATGATGGAGAAAATGGGTACAACACTCCCCAGGCTGGAGATATTATCGTATTTGGCGATAGTCTGCATGTGGGAATGTGTCCGGGAAATAACATTGGCATGGGCAGTTTTATTTCCGGCCCCGTGTGGCTGCTCCAAAGATCGACACTGGATGATTAA
- a CDS encoding GYF domain-containing protein: MSEYFLKLPGDSQPRAYSEYEVREFLGQGVIDSKTLTWKQGMEGWQPVDQVLPPMSPVWEETQNQESKDQPEEQQYRLRYSLNGLAKLSILACFVLLPFMLWSSWLVFSNHVVNYEEIQTLIQQNMVHLPSFAAPLVFLLSILFIPSLLIQLIWLYRASANIQEFQVPGIRFTPFLSVLLSCMPVVGMVLNALVLQEIYKASKNPAEWMQQTPSRSLRLYLLVTTALTLCTLFPFGAEHYVTAFLLTGALMTAASILWLICVLQITRKQEELVSKNQNSRS, encoded by the coding sequence ATGAGTGAATACTTCCTGAAACTTCCCGGCGATTCCCAGCCGAGAGCCTATTCCGAATACGAAGTCCGTGAATTTCTGGGACAGGGCGTAATCGACTCAAAAACGCTTACCTGGAAACAGGGTATGGAAGGATGGCAGCCTGTAGACCAAGTTCTTCCGCCAATGTCACCAGTATGGGAGGAAACACAGAATCAAGAAAGCAAAGACCAGCCAGAGGAGCAGCAGTACCGTTTGCGTTATTCTTTAAACGGGCTGGCCAAATTATCCATTTTGGCATGTTTCGTATTGCTGCCCTTCATGCTCTGGAGCAGCTGGCTTGTTTTTTCCAATCATGTCGTTAATTATGAAGAGATCCAGACACTCATTCAGCAGAATATGGTTCACCTGCCATCTTTTGCGGCGCCGTTGGTCTTCCTCCTCAGCATCCTGTTCATTCCATCCCTGCTCATCCAGCTGATCTGGCTGTACCGGGCATCTGCCAATATTCAGGAATTTCAAGTTCCGGGAATCCGGTTCACTCCCTTTCTTAGCGTTCTTCTAAGCTGCATGCCGGTAGTTGGCATGGTTCTCAATGCCCTGGTTCTCCAGGAAATATATAAGGCATCCAAAAACCCGGCAGAATGGATGCAGCAAACACCCTCCCGCTCCCTGCGCCTGTATCTGCTGGTAACTACGGCTCTAACTCTGTGCACTCTTTTCCCTTTCGGGGCGGAACATTACGTAACGGCCTTTCTGCTCACCGGTGCACTGATGACGGCAGCGAGCATCCTGTGGCTGATCTGTGTCCTGCAAATCACCAGAAAACAGGAAGAACTGGTATCCAAAAATCAAAACTCCCGTTCTTAA